A stretch of Telopea speciosissima isolate NSW1024214 ecotype Mountain lineage chromosome 11, Tspe_v1, whole genome shotgun sequence DNA encodes these proteins:
- the LOC122644687 gene encoding pentatricopeptide repeat-containing protein At2g13600-like, translating to MLLRSSLLRRQWGNLKLYSTFQCSPVKPIPHVISLNISINGFAREGNLEIARKMFDEMPTRTVVSWNTMISGYSQWGRFEEAMNLVSQMHRTGMNLNETTFSSVLSACARLKSLHDGKQIHGLVLKSGSENFDLVGSSLLYFYANCFEIKDARRVFDVLQEGNVLLWSLMLVGYAKCNLMEDALHIFNKMPIRDVTVWTTLISVYSRSENECEKALELFLLMRMSGEASPNEFTLDSIIRACGRLGVLDSGKVAHGLAIGYGFESDHSIGGALIDFYCNCDAVEDAKRVYVQLASPSLNASNTLIGCLISMGRIEDAEMIFSWMVEKNPVSYNLMIKGYSMSNRLEDSKKLFEEMPLKTIVSSNTMISVHFRNGEISMALKFFEDTKELKNTVTWNSMISGYIQNDQPEKGLKLYVVMYKLSVERNRSTFSTLFRACSCLGSLKQGKLLHAHVIKTPFESNVYVGTSLLDMYAKCGSITDARTAFLNISSPNVTSWTALISGYAHHGFGTEALFLFDQMLEQGVRPNVVTFVGLLSACACAGLVDEGIGFFYSMEKCYGVTPTLEHYACVVDLLGRSGKLQEAEDFVNAMPIEADAVVWGALLSACWFWMDMEVGERVAERMYCLDHRQISAYVIMSNIYAGVGRWEEVMKVRKRLRGLEMKKDPGCSWIEVNNAVHVFSVEDRTHPHCNLIYAILEYLTANVNSSFEFDYLLYQHQDLR from the coding sequence ATGCTTTTAAGATCCTCACTTCTCAGAAGGCAATGGGGGAATCTCAAGCTCTACTCGACCTTCCAGTGTAGTCCTGTGAAACCCATCCCTCATGTGATTTCTTTGAACATTTCCATCAATGGGTTTGCCAGAGAAGGCAATTTGGAGATTGCTAGAAAGATGTTCGATGAAATGCCGACAAGAACAGTCGTCTCTTGGAATACCATGATTTCTGGGTACTCACAGTGGGGAAGGTTTGAAGAAGCTATGAATTTAGTTTCACAGATGCATAGAACTGGGATGAATCTCAATGAGACCACTTTTTCTTCTGTTCTAAGTGCTTGTGCTCGTTTAAAGTCACTACATGATGGGAAACAGATTCATGGGCTGGTTCTGAAATCTGGATCGGAGAATTTTGACCTTGTAGGGAGCTCTTTATTGTATTTCTATGCTAATTGTTTTGAAATAAAGGATGCGAGGCGGGTGTTTGATGTGCTCCAAGAGGGGAATGTCTTGTTGTGGAGTTTAATGCTTGTGGGTTATGCTAAGTGTAATTTAATGGAGGATGCCTTGCACATTTTTAACAAAATGCCGATCCGAGATGTCACAGTCTGGACCACATTGATTTCTGTTTATTCGAGGAGCGAAAATGAATGTGAGAAGGCTTTAGAGTTGTTTCTATTGATGAGAATGAGTGGGGAAGCTAGCCCGAATGAGTTTACATTAGATAGTATCATAAGAGCTTGTGGTAGATTGGGAGTTCTGGATAGTGGTAAGGTTGCTCATGGACTTGCAATTGGATATGGCTTTGAATCTGACCACTCAATTGGTGGTGCTCTTATTGATTTTTACTGCAACTGTGATGCTGTTGAAGACGCAAAGCGGGTTTATGTTCAATTGGCTAGCCCAAGTTTAAATGCTTCAAATACACTAATTGGATGTCTCATATCGATGGGCAGGATTGAAGATGCTGAGATGATTTTCAGTTGGATGGTTGAAAAGAATCCAGTTTCATATAATCTGATGATTAAAGGGTATTCAATGAGTAATCGACTTGAGGATTCAAAGAAGTTGTTTGAGGAAATGCCTCTTAAAACTATAGTATCGTCCAATACTATGATCTCAGTTCATTTCCGGAATGGTGAAATTAGCATggctttgaaattttttgaagataCAAAGGAATTAAAAAATACTGTGACGTGGAACTCAATGATCTCAGGTTATATTCAGAATGATCAACCTGAAAAGGGATTAAAATTATACGTGGTCATGTACAAGTTATCAGTAGAGCGCAATAGGTCCACATTCTCTACTCTTTTTCGTGCATGTTCGTGTCTTGGATCTcttaaacaaggaaaattaCTTCATGCGCATGTGATCAAAACACCATTTGAATCAAATGTTTATGTGGGGACGTCTCTTCTGGATATGTACGCAAAATGTGGTAGCATTACTGATGCTAGAACTGCATTTCTCAACATTTCTTCACCCAATGTGACTTCTTGGACAGCTCTGATTAGTGGATATGCACATCATGGGTTTGGAACTGAGGCTCTTTTCCTgtttgatcagatgttagaacAAGGAGTACGGCCAAATGTAGTTACTTTCGTTGGGCTTCTATCTGCCTGTGCCTGTGCAGGTCTGGTTGATGAAGGGATAGGCTTTTTTTACTCAATGGAGAAATGCTATGGAGTAACCCCCACCTTGGAACACTACGCTTGTGTAGTGGATCTTCTTGGTCGCTCAGGGAAACTACAAGAAGCAGAGGATTTTGTCAATGCAATGCCAATTGAAGCAGATGCAGTTGTGTGGGGAGCTTTGCTCAGTGCTTGCTGGTTCTGGATGGACATGGAAGTGGGTGAGAGGGTGGCTGAGAGAATGTATTGTTTGGACCATAGACAAATATCTGCCTATGTGATCATGTCTAATATATATGCAGGGGTGGGGCGGTGGGAGGAGGTGATGAAAGTGAGGAAGAGATTGCGGGGTCTGGAAATGAAGAAGGATCCTGGTTGTAGTTGGATTGAAGTGAATAATGCTGTTCATGTATTCTCGGTTGAAGATAGAACACATCCGCATTGTAACTTGATCTATGCAATTTTGGAGTATCTAACAGCAAATGTAAACTCTAGTTTTGAATTTGATTATCTTTTATATCAACACCAAGATCTGAGATGA